Genomic segment of Aliiroseovarius sp. M344:
ATCGGCTTTGGTCAGGGCGATATAAACCTCCTGTCCAAGGTCGCGGGTGCCCACCAACGCTGTAATTACCAACATGGACAGCGCCAGCATGATGGTCTGGTTGATGCCCAAAAGGATCTCGGGCAAGGCCATCGGAAGGCGAATAAGTCGTAGCATTTGGAAGCGGGTACATCCCGAAACCTGACCCGCCTCGATCAGATCTTGACCGACCGATCGGATGCCGTGAGCGGCGTAGCGCACCGCCGGCGCCAACGCGTAAAGGACAATCGCGATCATAGCCGTGAAATCACCGACCCGGAACAGCATTACCACCGGGATCAGGTAAACAAAACTTGGCAGCGTCTGAAGCGTGTCGATCAGCAGGTTGATCACCACCCCGGCACGATGGTTCAAGGCGGCCAGAACACCCATGGGCACACCAATCACCGTTGCAAGGATCACCGAGGCACCACACAGATAGACCGTCACCATCGCCTTGGCCCAAAGGCCCGTCATGGCAATCAGGCCTGACATCACAGCGCACATCACCGCGAGCCGCCAACCGCCTGCATACCAACCAAGCAAGGTCAGCATCGCAATGACCCAGATCCAAGGAATACCTAGCAACGTCCTCTTGATCGGCAGCAAGAACCAATGCAGGAAGAACACTTTCACCGCCTCGAAGCTGTCGAAATAGTTGACGTTCAGGTACTTCACCAGATCGTCCCAAAAAGCACCGGTTGTGATGGTTTGTTCTGCTGGATAATCCAGCAACAGCGGCGAAAACCGGCCCAGACCCCAGGTGAGGATTAGCAAGACCAGCACCAAAACCACTCGTTTGTGCCGTGCATACCATGGCCCCCTGATAGGTTTGTGTACTTGGCCGACCCGCTCGGCAAAGGCTTGGCTCAGCCGATCCACGGCGATGGCCAGCACAACGATTGCAATCCCCGCTTCGAAACCGGCGCCGATATCAAGCCTGCGCAGGGCTGCCAACACGTCAAACCCAAGACCGCCCGCGCCGATCATTGAGGCGATGATCACCATGTTCAGCGTCAGCATGATCACTTGGTTGACGCCAACCATCAGGCTTTGACTGGCGGAGGGCACAAGAACGCGCCACATCAACTGGCG
This window contains:
- a CDS encoding ABC transporter permease → MPTATRERIVIIALVVITILLGQVGPDLSKALDARWLTKFPSGWSFPFKDYISAAMTWLVEDAAIGAISFTDFTRAIAWAIEQPYQLVLSLLSAGFVTGQGNTAQTYLPAVSWIVVTTAVIALGHYCRDWLLAALVGACFLYLAVFGQWDSAMVTLASVLIAVPIGAGGGLLLGITAYRHSLFERLLNPVLDLMQTIPIFAYLVPILFMFGFGPVSALVATIIYATPPMVRVTTLALKAVDPEILDFGRMTGTTKRQLMWRVLVPSASQSLMVGVNQVIMLTLNMVIIASMIGAGGLGFDVLAALRRLDIGAGFEAGIAIVVLAIAVDRLSQAFAERVGQVHKPIRGPWYARHKRVVLVLVLLILTWGLGRFSPLLLDYPAEQTITTGAFWDDLVKYLNVNYFDSFEAVKVFFLHWFLLPIKRTLLGIPWIWVIAMLTLLGWYAGGWRLAVMCAVMSGLIAMTGLWAKAMVTVYLCGASVILATVIGVPMGVLAALNHRAGVVINLLIDTLQTLPSFVYLIPVVMLFRVGDFTAMIAIVLYALAPAVRYAAHGIRSVGQDLIEAGQVSGCTRFQMLRLIRLPMALPEILLGINQTIMLALSMLVITALVGTRDLGQEVYIALTKADTGRGLVAGLAIAFIAIIADRLIKASARQARIRFGLEG